The Pogona vitticeps strain Pit_001003342236 chromosome 6, PviZW2.1, whole genome shotgun sequence genome contains a region encoding:
- the BCL6B gene encoding B-cell CLL/lymphoma 6 member B protein isoform X1: protein MHLAYAQRPHGFTVRGIMAGPGNSSFVREFTRHSSDVLMNLNELRKRHLLTDVTLRVGGFPLQAHKAVLTACSGFFYSIFLGQGGHEVSVLTLPSSIEPAGFQALLDFMYTSRLLLTPGTVPAILAAASYLQMEHVVESCHRFIQASYDRVTFFLAPSAPLFPGPKFQPPGGEEARSAGPRCPNPTQEVDAAATATGSLLPRFSSPKDKGLGPVMSPGTGDQSPLGRPASPRESSGCAPTPDPKACNWKKYKFIVLNSLLHKGQPDAPSSLGRSSGDRDPGTSEGETSLHRPRALPAATHCSVCHRPPPVLCSHLPEDVASVVREDSCDPGAPPYNGGTCDPRCHQEDGGGRGSPLDADASSEKPFRCHVCRSAFRCKGHLAGHGSLHAGEKPYRCGICGAQFNRPANLKTHLRIHSGEKPYKCETCGSRFVQVAHLRAHVLIHTGEKPYPCGTCGTRFRHLQTLKSHIRIHTGEKPYHCEKCNVRFRHKSQLRLHLRQKHGAVTNTKIRYKVLGGPYATLC, encoded by the exons ATGCACTTGGCGTATGCTCAGAGGCCCCATGGCTTCACCGTGAGGG GCATAATGGCCGGGCCGGGCAACTCAAGCTTCGTCCGTGAATTCACCCGCCACTCCAGCGACGTTCTGATGAACCTCAACGAGCTGCGGAAGCGACACCTTCTCACCGACGTCACCTTGCGAGTCGGGGGGTTCCCTTTGCAAGCCCACAAAGCGGTCCTTACAGCCTGCAG cggatTCTTCTACTCCATCTTTCTGGGCCAAGGGGGTCATGAAGTGAGCGTCTTGACCTTGCCCAGCTCCATCGAGCCGGCCGgattccaggccctcctggatTTCATGTACACGTCCCGCCTTCTCCTCACCCCGGGCACCGTGCCGGCCATCCTTGCCGCGGCATCTTACTTGCAGATGGAGCATGTGGTGGAGAGCTGCCATCGCTTCATCCAAGCCAG CTATGACCGGGTGACGTTCTTCTTGGCTCCTTCTGCGCCCCTTTTCCCGGGCCCTAAATTCCAGCCCCCAGGGGGAGAGGAAGCAAGATCGGCTGGCCCCCGTTGCCCTAACCCCACGCAAGAGGTGGATGCTGCTGCCACGGCCACGGGCTCCCTGCTTCCCCGATTCTCCTCGCCCAAAGACAAAGGATTGGGACCCGTGATGTCGCCGGGAACTGGGGACCAGTCTCCACTGGGCCGGCCGGCCTCTCCTCGCGAGTCAAGCGGCTGTGCCCCGACCCCTGACCCCAAAGCTTGCAACTGGAAGAAGTACAAGTTCATCGTCCTCAACTCGCTGCTCCACAAGGGGCAGCCGGACGCCCCCTCGTCACTCGGCCGGTCCAGTGGCGATCGTGATCCTGGCACCTCCGAGGGAGAAACCAGCCTCCACAG gCCCAGGGCGCTCCCCGCAGCGACCCACTGCTCCGTCTGCCACCGGCCTCCCCCTGTGCTTTGCTCTCATCTTCCAGAGGATGTTGCCTCGGTGGTCCGGGAAGACTCCTGTGATCCGG GTGCGCCACCCTATAACGGTGGGACGTGTGACCCGCGATGCCATCAAGAGGATGGAGGTGGCCGAGGGTCCCCGCTAGATGCAGACGCATCCTCCGAGAAGCCCTTCCGGTGCCACGTCTGCCGCTCGGCCTTCCGCTGCAAGGGGCACCTGGCCGGCCACGGGTCTCTTCATGCAG GGGAAAAGCCTTACCGCTGTGGGATTTGCGGTGCCCAGTTTAACCGGCCGGCCAACCTCAAGACCCACTTGCGCATCCACTCTGGGGAGAAGCCCTACAAGTGTGAGACGTGCGGCTCCCGGTTTgtgcag GTCGCCCACCTGCGAGCGCACGTCCtgatccacacgggagagaagccgTACCCCTGCGGGACGTGCGGGACGCGATTCCGGCATCTCCAGACCCTCAAAAGCCACATCCGGAttcacacgggagagaagccTTATCAC TGTGAGAAATGCAACGTCCGGTTCCGCCACAAGAGTCAGCTACGCCTTCACCTGCGGCAGAAACACGGCGCCGTCACCAACACGAAGATCCGCTATAAGGTGCTGGGGGGCCCTTACGCCACCCTCTGCTGA
- the BCL6B gene encoding B-cell CLL/lymphoma 6 member B protein isoform X2 — protein sequence MAGPGNSSFVREFTRHSSDVLMNLNELRKRHLLTDVTLRVGGFPLQAHKAVLTACSGFFYSIFLGQGGHEVSVLTLPSSIEPAGFQALLDFMYTSRLLLTPGTVPAILAAASYLQMEHVVESCHRFIQASYDRVTFFLAPSAPLFPGPKFQPPGGEEARSAGPRCPNPTQEVDAAATATGSLLPRFSSPKDKGLGPVMSPGTGDQSPLGRPASPRESSGCAPTPDPKACNWKKYKFIVLNSLLHKGQPDAPSSLGRSSGDRDPGTSEGETSLHRPRALPAATHCSVCHRPPPVLCSHLPEDVASVVREDSCDPGAPPYNGGTCDPRCHQEDGGGRGSPLDADASSEKPFRCHVCRSAFRCKGHLAGHGSLHAGEKPYRCGICGAQFNRPANLKTHLRIHSGEKPYKCETCGSRFVQVAHLRAHVLIHTGEKPYPCGTCGTRFRHLQTLKSHIRIHTGEKPYHCEKCNVRFRHKSQLRLHLRQKHGAVTNTKIRYKVLGGPYATLC from the exons ATGGCCGGGCCGGGCAACTCAAGCTTCGTCCGTGAATTCACCCGCCACTCCAGCGACGTTCTGATGAACCTCAACGAGCTGCGGAAGCGACACCTTCTCACCGACGTCACCTTGCGAGTCGGGGGGTTCCCTTTGCAAGCCCACAAAGCGGTCCTTACAGCCTGCAG cggatTCTTCTACTCCATCTTTCTGGGCCAAGGGGGTCATGAAGTGAGCGTCTTGACCTTGCCCAGCTCCATCGAGCCGGCCGgattccaggccctcctggatTTCATGTACACGTCCCGCCTTCTCCTCACCCCGGGCACCGTGCCGGCCATCCTTGCCGCGGCATCTTACTTGCAGATGGAGCATGTGGTGGAGAGCTGCCATCGCTTCATCCAAGCCAG CTATGACCGGGTGACGTTCTTCTTGGCTCCTTCTGCGCCCCTTTTCCCGGGCCCTAAATTCCAGCCCCCAGGGGGAGAGGAAGCAAGATCGGCTGGCCCCCGTTGCCCTAACCCCACGCAAGAGGTGGATGCTGCTGCCACGGCCACGGGCTCCCTGCTTCCCCGATTCTCCTCGCCCAAAGACAAAGGATTGGGACCCGTGATGTCGCCGGGAACTGGGGACCAGTCTCCACTGGGCCGGCCGGCCTCTCCTCGCGAGTCAAGCGGCTGTGCCCCGACCCCTGACCCCAAAGCTTGCAACTGGAAGAAGTACAAGTTCATCGTCCTCAACTCGCTGCTCCACAAGGGGCAGCCGGACGCCCCCTCGTCACTCGGCCGGTCCAGTGGCGATCGTGATCCTGGCACCTCCGAGGGAGAAACCAGCCTCCACAG gCCCAGGGCGCTCCCCGCAGCGACCCACTGCTCCGTCTGCCACCGGCCTCCCCCTGTGCTTTGCTCTCATCTTCCAGAGGATGTTGCCTCGGTGGTCCGGGAAGACTCCTGTGATCCGG GTGCGCCACCCTATAACGGTGGGACGTGTGACCCGCGATGCCATCAAGAGGATGGAGGTGGCCGAGGGTCCCCGCTAGATGCAGACGCATCCTCCGAGAAGCCCTTCCGGTGCCACGTCTGCCGCTCGGCCTTCCGCTGCAAGGGGCACCTGGCCGGCCACGGGTCTCTTCATGCAG GGGAAAAGCCTTACCGCTGTGGGATTTGCGGTGCCCAGTTTAACCGGCCGGCCAACCTCAAGACCCACTTGCGCATCCACTCTGGGGAGAAGCCCTACAAGTGTGAGACGTGCGGCTCCCGGTTTgtgcag GTCGCCCACCTGCGAGCGCACGTCCtgatccacacgggagagaagccgTACCCCTGCGGGACGTGCGGGACGCGATTCCGGCATCTCCAGACCCTCAAAAGCCACATCCGGAttcacacgggagagaagccTTATCAC TGTGAGAAATGCAACGTCCGGTTCCGCCACAAGAGTCAGCTACGCCTTCACCTGCGGCAGAAACACGGCGCCGTCACCAACACGAAGATCCGCTATAAGGTGCTGGGGGGCCCTTACGCCACCCTCTGCTGA
- the LOC110082374 gene encoding monocarboxylate transporter 13: MPAQGVVRPEPPDGGWGWVVVLAAFLQSALVFGVIRSFGVFFVEFVTHFDELSGRISWITSIGIAIQQFASPVGSALSCRYGARPVVMAGGFFSGVGLLLASFATCLAHLYLCIGLLSGFGWALVFTPSMASVARYFKKRRTLATSLALTGVGLSSFAFSPLFQLLVDTYAWRGALMIVAGMSFNLMVCGALIQPLTLKEDLSSPTRGDPGESCWKKFSSLFGLHLLSHWPFMRFVLAVTLVNTGYFIPYVHLVARARELKFSEYQAAFLMSVAAVADLCGRLFSGWLGNCRAFRLIHILVTWTFLTGVFLLLIPCGRSYPLLVAISLGYGFCSGALTPLVFSIIPEIVGISNIFSSMGLLQMIESIGGLLGSPLSGFLRDVTGDYVASFLAAGSFLVAGSFVLVTMPNFSHCLRPSALREPDMKAEAGEGTPLATEGPLPVGVIGPENGHPYKVISEAGLVS, from the exons ATGCCGGCCCAGGGGGTGGTTCGCCCCGAGCCCCCCGACGGaggctgggggtgggtggtggtgcTGGCCGCTTTCCTCCAGTCGGCGCTGGTCTTCGGCGTGATCCGCTCCTTCGGCGTCTTCTTCGTGGAGTTCGTGACCCACTTTGACGAGCTTTCTGGACGCATCTCTTGGATCACCTCCATCGGGATCGCCATCCAGCAGTTTGCCA GTCCGGTGGGAAGCGCCTTGAGCTGTCGCTATGGGGCCCGTCCTGTCGTCATGGCCGGCGGGTTTTTCTCTGGAGTGGGACTGCTCTTAGCATCATTTGCCACCTGCCTGGCTCACTTATACCTCTGCATCGGGCTTCTGTCAG GTTTCGGCTGGGCTCTCGTCTTCACCCCGTCGATGGCCTCCGTGGCGCGATACTTCAAGAAGCGCCGGACGCTGGCCACCAGCCTGGCCTTGACCGGCGTGGGGCTGTCTTCTTTCGCCTTCTCCCCGCTCTTCCAACTCCTGGTGGACACCTACGCTTGGCGTGGGGCCCTCATGATCGTGGCCGGCATGTCTTTCAACCTGATGGTCTGCGGGGCCCTGATCCAGCCGCTGACCCTGAAGGAAGACCTCTCCTCCCCAACCAGAGGAGACCCCGGAGAGTCCTGCTGGAAAAAGTTCTCCTCGCTTTTTGGCCTCCACCTCCTCTCCCATTGGCCCTTCATGCGCTTCGTCCTTGCCGTTACCCTCGTGAACACCGGGTACTTCATCCCCTACGTCCACTTGGTGGCTCGGGCCAGAGAGCTCAAGTTCAGCGAGTACCAAGCGGCCTTCCTGATGTCCGTGGCGGCCGTGGCGGATCTGTGTGGCCGACTCTTCTCCGGCTGGCTGGGAAATTGCAGGGCTTTCCGCCTGATCCACATCTTGGTGACCTGGACTTTCCTGACGGGCGTCTTTTTGCTGCTGATTCCTTGTGGCCGGAGTTACCCTCTGCTGGTGGCCATTAGCCTGGGCTACGGCTTCTGCTCCGGAGCCCTCACTCCGTTGGTCTTCTCCATCATCCCTGAGATCGTGGGCATCTCAAACATCTTCAGCTCCATGGGGCTGCTGCAGATGATAGAGAGCATCGGGGGATTGCTCGGATCGCCCCTTTCAG gTTTCCTGAGGGATGTGACCGGGGACTACGTTGCCTCCTTCTTAGCTGCCGGTTCCTTCCTGGTGGCCGGCAGCTTCGTCCTGGTCACCATGCCCAACTTTTCTCACTGCCTCCGGCCTTCGGCTTTGCGAGAACCTGACATGAAAGCCGAGGCTGGCGAAGGTACTCCTTTGGCGACCGAGGGGCCTCTTCCCGTGGGTGTCATCGGTCCCGAAAATGGTCATCCTTACAAGGTCATTTCTGAAGCCGGGCTGGTGTCCTGA